The Maridesulfovibrio zosterae DSM 11974 genome contains a region encoding:
- a CDS encoding helix-turn-helix domain-containing protein yields the protein MSKLSPKEIGQRLKAFRLGSKYSTEEIAAKIGVSRAALYRYEKGDPPKLETLESIAELFGVSLTSLMGVGVEYISSAISFFERMRQNEAESEHLSIMFGLVSYLLTTDAFDDYLEISIKEGLPAELKENADTNKHVQEVLSVLKERKKGYYKRKPGMVNLASATNLEQFLRNGFVGTFDLPDDRLKERRIVARREVENVINLLEEQPIGVQIGILVDSVPSTHFQIFRQAEQSTLCFSPYKLCDFPNVRLGVGMMTSAPEALELHEKMVSELWIKALKGGRAVDYLHKMIKESGI from the coding sequence ATGAGCAAATTAAGCCCTAAAGAGATAGGTCAAAGATTAAAAGCATTTAGGCTGGGTAGCAAATACAGTACAGAGGAGATTGCTGCTAAGATAGGTGTCTCGAGAGCAGCTCTTTACCGTTATGAAAAGGGTGATCCTCCAAAGCTTGAAACTTTAGAGAGCATTGCAGAATTATTTGGCGTATCGCTTACAAGTCTGATGGGAGTAGGTGTTGAGTATATTTCATCAGCAATAAGTTTCTTTGAAAGAATGCGTCAGAATGAAGCTGAGTCCGAGCATCTATCTATAATGTTCGGTTTGGTTTCTTATCTTCTTACTACAGATGCTTTTGATGACTATCTTGAAATTTCCATTAAAGAAGGACTTCCTGCTGAACTTAAAGAAAATGCAGATACGAATAAGCATGTTCAGGAGGTTCTGTCTGTTCTTAAGGAGCGTAAAAAAGGCTATTATAAACGTAAGCCCGGCATGGTTAATCTTGCATCCGCTACTAACCTTGAGCAGTTTTTGCGTAATGGTTTTGTTGGAACTTTTGATTTGCCGGATGATCGTCTTAAAGAGCGGAGAATTGTTGCCCGCCGTGAAGTAGAGAATGTGATTAATCTGCTTGAGGAACAGCCCATAGGTGTTCAGATAGGAATCTTAGTAGATTCAGTTCCAAGTACTCATTTTCAAATTTTTCGGCAGGCTGAACAGTCTACTTTGTGTTTCAGCCCATATAAACTTTGTGATTTTCCTAATGTACGTCTGGGAGTGGGAATGATGACTTCGGCTCCGGAAGCTTTGGAACTGCATGAAAAAATGGTTTCAGAGCTGTGGATAAAAGCTTTGAAAGGCGGCAGGGCCGTAGATTATTTACATAAAATGATCAAGGAAAGTGGAATATAG
- a CDS encoding peptidase U32 family protein codes for MNEHKPEILAPAGDKTSFLAAIAAGADAVYAGLKHFSARMEAYNFATGELAALAELGRENGVKTYIPMNTLVKPDDMDSAARLIDRVTRSVKPDGLIIQDLSMVELAHQAGYEGELHLSTLANASHPAALKAAAKLGINRVVVPRELNLDEIKQMAEACPENMSLEMFVHGALCYSVSGRCYWSSFFGGKSSLRGRCVQPCRRIYGGAKRKEMPKRLFSCLDLSLDVLTKPTLSIPQVKSWKIEGRKKGPHYVYYTVTAYRMLRDNPNDAKTKKDATELLDLALGRPTSHSVFLPQRPYTPLDPSNETGSGFLIGITKQEKNGKPYFNCRQELLDGDFLRIGYQDQPGHQTLKIRKFIPKRGKVSIPVRGRTSLKSGTKVFLIDRREEGLVKALKQLDSKLSKIKVAEKTASNLQVELPHPIRKPERVAYHTLQRNPPKGKTKFGTDVWLSMNALKRTPRPAVSKIWWHLPPVIWPNEEKDIQKIIDICLSGGGRDFVLNSPWQKVMFPEDDRLRFHAGPFCNVSNPLTVAELADMGFASAYVSPELAREDFLALPAASPLPLGVVLSGMWPLGISRIIADETELMSPMYSQKKEVCWARQYGQSYWIYPGWPLDFSAERKVLENAGYSMFLDIQEPLPKSVPEPTRTSNFNWDLTLL; via the coding sequence ATGAATGAACATAAACCAGAAATTCTTGCTCCGGCAGGCGATAAAACATCTTTTCTCGCAGCTATAGCCGCAGGCGCCGATGCCGTCTATGCCGGACTTAAACATTTTTCAGCCCGTATGGAAGCTTATAATTTCGCTACCGGCGAACTTGCAGCTCTTGCCGAACTGGGCAGGGAAAACGGTGTAAAAACCTATATCCCGATGAATACACTTGTTAAACCGGATGATATGGATTCTGCCGCCCGTCTGATTGACAGAGTCACCCGCAGTGTAAAACCTGACGGACTGATCATTCAGGACCTCTCCATGGTAGAACTGGCCCATCAAGCCGGTTACGAAGGAGAGTTACACCTTTCCACTCTCGCCAACGCAAGCCACCCGGCTGCACTAAAAGCTGCAGCAAAACTCGGCATTAACAGAGTTGTTGTTCCCCGTGAGCTCAACCTTGATGAAATCAAACAGATGGCTGAAGCCTGTCCGGAAAACATGTCTCTTGAAATGTTTGTTCACGGAGCACTCTGCTATTCTGTTTCAGGCCGCTGCTACTGGAGCTCCTTTTTCGGTGGCAAAAGCAGTCTGCGTGGACGCTGTGTCCAGCCATGCCGCAGAATCTACGGTGGCGCAAAACGAAAAGAAATGCCTAAACGTCTTTTCTCCTGCCTTGACCTCAGTCTTGATGTACTGACCAAGCCTACTCTATCGATTCCACAGGTCAAATCATGGAAAATCGAAGGTAGAAAGAAAGGTCCCCATTACGTATACTATACTGTTACAGCCTACCGCATGTTGCGTGATAATCCCAACGATGCCAAAACTAAAAAAGATGCTACAGAGCTTCTTGATCTGGCTCTTGGTAGACCAACATCACATTCGGTTTTTCTGCCGCAACGCCCTTACACTCCTCTTGACCCGTCTAACGAAACAGGATCAGGTTTCCTTATAGGCATCACTAAGCAGGAGAAAAATGGCAAGCCATACTTCAACTGCCGTCAGGAACTTCTTGATGGCGATTTCCTGCGTATCGGCTATCAGGATCAACCCGGTCACCAGACTCTTAAGATCAGGAAATTCATTCCCAAGCGCGGAAAGGTTTCTATCCCTGTTAGAGGTAGAACCAGCCTCAAATCAGGTACCAAAGTATTCCTGATAGACCGCCGTGAAGAAGGGCTTGTTAAAGCTCTCAAACAGCTTGATTCAAAACTTTCAAAGATCAAAGTTGCGGAAAAGACAGCCAGCAACCTTCAGGTTGAACTGCCTCATCCAATCAGGAAACCTGAGCGTGTTGCATATCACACATTGCAGCGTAACCCGCCAAAAGGAAAAACTAAGTTCGGTACAGATGTATGGCTTTCAATGAACGCCCTCAAGCGTACCCCGCGTCCAGCTGTATCAAAAATTTGGTGGCACCTGCCTCCGGTAATCTGGCCCAACGAAGAGAAAGATATCCAGAAAATTATCGACATCTGTTTAAGTGGTGGAGGACGCGACTTCGTTCTTAACTCTCCATGGCAGAAAGTGATGTTTCCTGAAGACGACCGCTTACGTTTTCACGCTGGACCATTTTGTAACGTATCCAATCCACTCACCGTTGCTGAACTGGCCGATATGGGCTTTGCTTCAGCATATGTAAGTCCTGAGCTTGCTCGTGAAGACTTTCTTGCACTGCCTGCAGCCAGCCCACTGCCGTTGGGAGTAGTTCTCTCAGGCATGTGGCCGCTTGGAATATCACGAATCATAGCTGATGAAACTGAATTAATGAGCCCCATGTACAGCCAGAAAAAAGAAGTCTGCTGGGCTCGTCAATATGGACAGAGTTACTGGATATATCCAGGATGGCCGCTTGATTTCTCAGCTGAACGTAAAGTTCTTGAAAATGCGGGATACTCCATGTTCCTCGACATTCAGGAACCCTTGCCTAAATCAGTTCCAGAACCAACCAGGACCAGTAATTTCAACTGGGATCTAACTCTACTATAG
- a CDS encoding dihydroorotate dehydrogenase translates to MGANNCRAVKVIDIKALGLSSPGEEIVELKLEYPEWESGWRAGQFVMIRPLSWPLDLIWGRPFSICNADDSSLTILFQVVGRGTERLMELKKGDSVNIWGPLGTFFSKPTDRPVLMLAGGMGLAPFCGYVDTHPQHENLKLFFAHRPPLEDYPYKSLSDKVEVEDIRETKPEDIQSIIARVDDLVKEYAQKDGLITACGPMPFLTTVWKAARKYGADAELSLENRMACGVGACLGCVAKDDDGHHTQVCTTGPVFKAKDLSLEG, encoded by the coding sequence ATGGGTGCAAACAATTGCAGGGCTGTTAAAGTCATTGATATTAAGGCCCTTGGACTATCCTCACCCGGTGAGGAAATTGTCGAACTTAAGCTCGAGTACCCTGAGTGGGAATCGGGCTGGCGGGCCGGACAATTTGTCATGATCAGACCTTTGTCTTGGCCGTTGGACCTCATCTGGGGCCGCCCTTTCTCTATCTGTAACGCAGACGATAGTAGTCTGACTATTCTTTTTCAGGTAGTCGGGCGCGGAACTGAGCGACTTATGGAGCTTAAAAAGGGCGATAGTGTTAATATCTGGGGGCCGCTGGGTACATTTTTCAGCAAACCTACTGACCGCCCTGTGCTCATGCTCGCCGGAGGGATGGGGTTAGCTCCTTTTTGCGGATATGTCGATACCCATCCACAACATGAAAATCTGAAACTTTTCTTCGCACACCGTCCTCCGCTGGAAGATTATCCCTATAAGTCTCTTTCCGATAAAGTGGAAGTGGAAGATATTAGGGAAACTAAGCCGGAAGATATTCAGTCTATTATTGCGCGGGTAGATGATCTGGTTAAAGAGTATGCACAAAAAGATGGTCTGATTACCGCTTGTGGTCCGATGCCGTTTCTAACAACTGTTTGGAAAGCTGCAAGGAAATATGGAGCAGATGCGGAACTGTCTCTTGAAAATCGTATGGCCTGTGGCGTCGGAGCTTGCCTTGGCTGCGTGGCTAAAGATGATGATGGGCATCATACACAGGTCTGTACCACTGGTCCTGTTTTCAAAGCAAAAGATCTCAGTCTGGAGGGATAA
- a CDS encoding dihydroorotate dehydrogenase translates to MDVSVDFAGLKLKNPILTASGTFGFGLEFKRFGNLESLGGIVVKGLSLKPREGNPMPRIAETPCGMLNAIGIQNPGVEAFIKHKLPKLPWKTLPVLANLYATDAAEFGELAAVLAAEEGVAALEVNVSCPNVKEGGIAFGQDPNQITKVAEAVKKNAGNKPVIIKLSPNVTDITVCAKAAENGGADALSLINTLSGMAVDIERRKPRLANVIGGLSGPAVKPVALRCVYQAVNAVKIPVMGLGGITTAEDVAEFLLVGATAVQIGTGNFISPDTAFKVAEELPKVLERIKAESIDEFIGSLKLPL, encoded by the coding sequence ATGGACGTATCAGTAGATTTTGCCGGACTGAAGCTCAAGAATCCAATTCTGACTGCATCAGGAACATTCGGTTTCGGTCTGGAATTTAAGCGTTTTGGCAATCTTGAAAGTCTCGGAGGTATAGTCGTTAAAGGGCTTTCTCTTAAACCAAGAGAAGGGAATCCAATGCCGCGTATTGCTGAAACTCCTTGCGGTATGCTCAATGCTATCGGCATTCAAAATCCTGGAGTTGAAGCATTTATCAAGCATAAGCTTCCAAAGCTTCCATGGAAAACACTTCCAGTGCTGGCAAATCTTTATGCAACCGATGCTGCCGAATTCGGTGAACTTGCAGCTGTTCTGGCTGCTGAAGAGGGGGTTGCTGCGCTTGAAGTAAATGTTTCCTGTCCGAATGTTAAAGAAGGTGGGATTGCTTTTGGTCAGGACCCTAATCAGATAACTAAGGTAGCAGAAGCCGTTAAGAAGAATGCCGGAAATAAACCGGTTATTATTAAGCTTTCACCTAATGTAACTGATATCACCGTCTGCGCTAAAGCTGCAGAAAACGGCGGGGCAGATGCTCTCTCATTAATTAATACGCTGTCCGGAATGGCGGTTGATATTGAAAGACGTAAACCGCGCTTAGCAAATGTGATAGGTGGATTATCTGGCCCAGCTGTAAAACCTGTTGCACTTAGATGCGTTTATCAGGCTGTAAATGCAGTTAAAATTCCGGTTATGGGACTGGGTGGAATTACAACAGCAGAAGACGTTGCAGAATTTCTGCTGGTGGGGGCCACAGCTGTCCAAATTGGAACGGGTAATTTTATTAGTCCGGATACAGCATTTAAGGTAGCAGAAGAATTGCCTAAAGTACTGGAGAGAATAAAAGCCGAATCTATAGATGAGTTTATAGGCAGTTTAAAATTGCCGTTGTAG
- a CDS encoding FmdB family zinc ribbon protein, with protein MPIHEFKCTECGKEFDELIMPGKEATADCPDCGAKDCEKLLSCGNVRPNGIPSGMGGYREPCKGCSGGSCS; from the coding sequence ATGCCAATTCATGAATTTAAATGCACTGAATGTGGAAAAGAATTTGATGAACTGATTATGCCCGGTAAGGAAGCAACGGCAGATTGTCCCGATTGCGGAGCAAAGGACTGTGAAAAGCTACTTTCCTGCGGAAATGTCAGACCCAACGGTATTCCAAGCGGCATGGGCGGCTACAGAGAACCTTGTAAAGGATGCAGTGGCGGAAGTTGTTCTTAA